One genomic segment of Odocoileus virginianus isolate 20LAN1187 ecotype Illinois chromosome 17, Ovbor_1.2, whole genome shotgun sequence includes these proteins:
- the VEZF1 gene encoding vascular endothelial zinc finger 1 isoform X1 has protein sequence MKYQPGETLQVEGASSSLEAHEASHHQQQAAQNSLLPLLSSAVEPPDQKPLLPIPITQKPQAAPETLKDAIGIKKEKPKTSFVCTYCSKAFRDSYHLRRHESCHTGIKLVSRPKKTPTTVVPLISTIAGDSSRTSLVSTIAGILSTVTTSSSGTNPSSSAGSTAMPVTQSVKKPSKPVKKNHACEMCGKAFRDVYHLNRHKLSHSDEKPFECPICNQRFKRKDRMTYHVRSHEGGITKPYTCSVCGKGFSRPDHLSCHVKHVHSTERPFKCQFSSLMQTCTAAFATKDRLRTHMVRHEGKVSCNICGKLLSAAYITSHLKTHGQSQSINCNTCKQGISKIACMSEETSNQKQQQQQQQQQQQQHVTSWPGKQVETLRLWEEAVKARKKEAANLCQTSTAATTPVTLTTPFNITSSVSSGTMSNPVTVAAAMSMRSPVNVSSAVNITSPMNIGHPVTITSPLSMTSPLTLTTPVNLPTPVTAPVNIAHPVTITSPMNLPTPMTLAAPLNIAMRPVESMPFLPQALPTSPPW, from the exons ATGAAATACCAGCCTGGAGAGACACTCCAAGTCGAAGGGGCTTCCTCCAGCTTGGAG GCCCATGAAGCCTCCCATCATCAGCAGCAGGCAGCACAGAACAGTTTGCTGCCCCTTCTGAGCTCTGCTGTGGAGCCCCCTGATCAGAAACCATTGCTTCCAATACCGATAACTCAGAAACCTCAGGCTGCTCCAGAAACATTAAAGGATGCCATTGGGATTAAGAAAGAAAAGCCCAAAACTTCCTTTGTGTGCACTTACTGCAGTAAAGCTTTCAGGGACAGCTATCACCTGAGGCGCCACGAGTCCTGCCACACAGGCATCAAGCTGGTGTCCCGGCCAAAGAAAACCCCCACCACGGTGGTTCCCCTCATCTCCACCATCGCTGGGGACAGCAGCCGAACTTCGCTGGTCTCAACCATTGCAGGCATCTTGTCCACAGTCACTACATCTTCCTCGGGCACCAACCCCAGCAGCAGTGCCGGCAGCACAGCTATGCCCGTGACCCAGTCTGTCAAGAAACCCAGTAAGCCTGTCAAGAAGAACCACGCGTGTGAGATGTGTGGGAAGGCCTTCCGAGATGTGTACCACCTCAACCGGCACAAGCTCTCCCATTCGGACGAAAAGCCCTTCGAGTGTCCTATTTGCAATCAGCGCTTCAAGAGGAAGGACCGCATGACTTACCACGTGAGGTCTCACGAAGGAGGCATCACCAAACCCTACACTTGCAGTGTTTGTGGGAAAGGCTTCTCGAG GCCTGACCACTTAAGCTGTCACGTAAAACATGTCCATTCAACAGAAAGACCCTTCAAATGCCAA ttttcctcCCTCATGCAGACATGCACTGCTGCCTTTGCCACCAAAGACAGACTGCGGACACACATGGTGCGCCACGAAGGCAAGGTGTCTTGTAACATCTGTGGGAAGCTCCTGAGCGCAGCGTACATCACCAGCCACCTAAAGACGCATGGGCAGAGCCAGAGTATCAACTGCAACACGTGCAAGCAGGGCATCAGCAAAA TAGCGTGCATGAGTGAAGAGACCAGCaaccagaagcagcagcagcagcagcagcagcagcagcagcagcagcatgtgacgAGCTGGCCAGGGAAGCAGGTAGAGACATTGAGACTGTGGGAAGAAGCTGTCAAAGCAAGAAAGAAAG AAGCTGCTAACCTGTGCCAAACCTCCACGGCTGCTACGACACCTGTGACTCTCACTACTCCATTCAATATAACGTCCTCTGTGTCATCTGGGACTATGTCAAACCCAGTCACAGTGGCAGCTGCAATGAGCATGAGAAGTCCAGTAAATGTTTCAAGTGCAGTTAACATAACCAGCCCAATGAACATAGGGCATCCTGTGACTATAACCAGTCCATTATCCATGACCTCTCCTTTAACACTCACTACCCCCGTCAACCTGCCCACCCCCGTCACTGCCCCGGTGAATATAGCACACCCTGTCACGATCACGTCTCCAATGAACCTGCCCACACCTATGACGTTAGCTGCCCCTCTCAATATAGCAATGAGACCTGTAGAGAGCATGCCTTTCTTACCCCAAGCTTTGCCTACATCACCACCTTGGTAA
- the VEZF1 gene encoding vascular endothelial zinc finger 1 isoform X3 — protein MKYQPGETLQVEGASSSLEAHEASHHQQQAAQNSLLPLLSSAVEPPDQKPLLPIPITQKPQAAPETLKDAIGIKKEKPKTSFVCTYCSKAFRDSYHLRRHESCHTGIKLVSRPKKTPTTVVPLISTIAGDSSRTSLVSTIAGILSTVTTSSSGTNPSSSAGSTAMPVTQSVKKPSKPVKKNHACEMCGKAFRDVYHLNRHKLSHSDEKPFECPICNQRFKRKDRMTYHVRSHEGGITKPYTCSVCGKGFSRPDHLSCHVKHVHSTERPFKCQTCTAAFATKDRLRTHMVRHEGKVSCNICGKLLSAAYITSHLKTHGQSQSINCNTCKQGISKIACMSEETSNQKQQQQQQQQQQQQHVTSWPGKQVETLRLWEEAVKARKKEAANLCQTSTAATTPVTLTTPFNITSSVSSGTMSNPVTVAAAMSMRSPVNVSSAVNITSPMNIGHPVTITSPLSMTSPLTLTTPVNLPTPVTAPVNIAHPVTITSPMNLPTPMTLAAPLNIAMRPVESMPFLPQALPTSPPW, from the exons ATGAAATACCAGCCTGGAGAGACACTCCAAGTCGAAGGGGCTTCCTCCAGCTTGGAG GCCCATGAAGCCTCCCATCATCAGCAGCAGGCAGCACAGAACAGTTTGCTGCCCCTTCTGAGCTCTGCTGTGGAGCCCCCTGATCAGAAACCATTGCTTCCAATACCGATAACTCAGAAACCTCAGGCTGCTCCAGAAACATTAAAGGATGCCATTGGGATTAAGAAAGAAAAGCCCAAAACTTCCTTTGTGTGCACTTACTGCAGTAAAGCTTTCAGGGACAGCTATCACCTGAGGCGCCACGAGTCCTGCCACACAGGCATCAAGCTGGTGTCCCGGCCAAAGAAAACCCCCACCACGGTGGTTCCCCTCATCTCCACCATCGCTGGGGACAGCAGCCGAACTTCGCTGGTCTCAACCATTGCAGGCATCTTGTCCACAGTCACTACATCTTCCTCGGGCACCAACCCCAGCAGCAGTGCCGGCAGCACAGCTATGCCCGTGACCCAGTCTGTCAAGAAACCCAGTAAGCCTGTCAAGAAGAACCACGCGTGTGAGATGTGTGGGAAGGCCTTCCGAGATGTGTACCACCTCAACCGGCACAAGCTCTCCCATTCGGACGAAAAGCCCTTCGAGTGTCCTATTTGCAATCAGCGCTTCAAGAGGAAGGACCGCATGACTTACCACGTGAGGTCTCACGAAGGAGGCATCACCAAACCCTACACTTGCAGTGTTTGTGGGAAAGGCTTCTCGAG GCCTGACCACTTAAGCTGTCACGTAAAACATGTCCATTCAACAGAAAGACCCTTCAAATGCCAA ACATGCACTGCTGCCTTTGCCACCAAAGACAGACTGCGGACACACATGGTGCGCCACGAAGGCAAGGTGTCTTGTAACATCTGTGGGAAGCTCCTGAGCGCAGCGTACATCACCAGCCACCTAAAGACGCATGGGCAGAGCCAGAGTATCAACTGCAACACGTGCAAGCAGGGCATCAGCAAAA TAGCGTGCATGAGTGAAGAGACCAGCaaccagaagcagcagcagcagcagcagcagcagcagcagcagcagcatgtgacgAGCTGGCCAGGGAAGCAGGTAGAGACATTGAGACTGTGGGAAGAAGCTGTCAAAGCAAGAAAGAAAG AAGCTGCTAACCTGTGCCAAACCTCCACGGCTGCTACGACACCTGTGACTCTCACTACTCCATTCAATATAACGTCCTCTGTGTCATCTGGGACTATGTCAAACCCAGTCACAGTGGCAGCTGCAATGAGCATGAGAAGTCCAGTAAATGTTTCAAGTGCAGTTAACATAACCAGCCCAATGAACATAGGGCATCCTGTGACTATAACCAGTCCATTATCCATGACCTCTCCTTTAACACTCACTACCCCCGTCAACCTGCCCACCCCCGTCACTGCCCCGGTGAATATAGCACACCCTGTCACGATCACGTCTCCAATGAACCTGCCCACACCTATGACGTTAGCTGCCCCTCTCAATATAGCAATGAGACCTGTAGAGAGCATGCCTTTCTTACCCCAAGCTTTGCCTACATCACCACCTTGGTAA
- the VEZF1 gene encoding vascular endothelial zinc finger 1 isoform X2 — translation MKYQPGETLQVEGASSSLEAHEASHHQQQAAQNSLLPLLSSAVEPPDQKPLLPIPITQKPQAAPETLKDAIGIKKEKPKTSFVCTYCSKAFRDSYHLRRHESCHTGIKLVSRPKKTPTTVVPLISTIAGDSSRTSLVSTIAGILSTVTTSSSGTNPSSSAGSTAMPVTQSVKKPSKPVKKNHACEMCGKAFRDVYHLNRHKLSHSDEKPFECPICNQRFKRKDRMTYHVRSHEGGITKPYTCSVCGKGFSRPDHLSCHVKHVHSTERPFKCQFSSLMQTCTAAFATKDRLRTHMVRHEGKVSCNICGKLLSAAYITSHLKTHGQSQSINCNTCKQGISKTCMSEETSNQKQQQQQQQQQQQQHVTSWPGKQVETLRLWEEAVKARKKEAANLCQTSTAATTPVTLTTPFNITSSVSSGTMSNPVTVAAAMSMRSPVNVSSAVNITSPMNIGHPVTITSPLSMTSPLTLTTPVNLPTPVTAPVNIAHPVTITSPMNLPTPMTLAAPLNIAMRPVESMPFLPQALPTSPPW, via the exons ATGAAATACCAGCCTGGAGAGACACTCCAAGTCGAAGGGGCTTCCTCCAGCTTGGAG GCCCATGAAGCCTCCCATCATCAGCAGCAGGCAGCACAGAACAGTTTGCTGCCCCTTCTGAGCTCTGCTGTGGAGCCCCCTGATCAGAAACCATTGCTTCCAATACCGATAACTCAGAAACCTCAGGCTGCTCCAGAAACATTAAAGGATGCCATTGGGATTAAGAAAGAAAAGCCCAAAACTTCCTTTGTGTGCACTTACTGCAGTAAAGCTTTCAGGGACAGCTATCACCTGAGGCGCCACGAGTCCTGCCACACAGGCATCAAGCTGGTGTCCCGGCCAAAGAAAACCCCCACCACGGTGGTTCCCCTCATCTCCACCATCGCTGGGGACAGCAGCCGAACTTCGCTGGTCTCAACCATTGCAGGCATCTTGTCCACAGTCACTACATCTTCCTCGGGCACCAACCCCAGCAGCAGTGCCGGCAGCACAGCTATGCCCGTGACCCAGTCTGTCAAGAAACCCAGTAAGCCTGTCAAGAAGAACCACGCGTGTGAGATGTGTGGGAAGGCCTTCCGAGATGTGTACCACCTCAACCGGCACAAGCTCTCCCATTCGGACGAAAAGCCCTTCGAGTGTCCTATTTGCAATCAGCGCTTCAAGAGGAAGGACCGCATGACTTACCACGTGAGGTCTCACGAAGGAGGCATCACCAAACCCTACACTTGCAGTGTTTGTGGGAAAGGCTTCTCGAG GCCTGACCACTTAAGCTGTCACGTAAAACATGTCCATTCAACAGAAAGACCCTTCAAATGCCAA ttttcctcCCTCATGCAGACATGCACTGCTGCCTTTGCCACCAAAGACAGACTGCGGACACACATGGTGCGCCACGAAGGCAAGGTGTCTTGTAACATCTGTGGGAAGCTCCTGAGCGCAGCGTACATCACCAGCCACCTAAAGACGCATGGGCAGAGCCAGAGTATCAACTGCAACACGTGCAAGCAGGGCATCAGCAAAA CGTGCATGAGTGAAGAGACCAGCaaccagaagcagcagcagcagcagcagcagcagcagcagcagcagcatgtgacgAGCTGGCCAGGGAAGCAGGTAGAGACATTGAGACTGTGGGAAGAAGCTGTCAAAGCAAGAAAGAAAG AAGCTGCTAACCTGTGCCAAACCTCCACGGCTGCTACGACACCTGTGACTCTCACTACTCCATTCAATATAACGTCCTCTGTGTCATCTGGGACTATGTCAAACCCAGTCACAGTGGCAGCTGCAATGAGCATGAGAAGTCCAGTAAATGTTTCAAGTGCAGTTAACATAACCAGCCCAATGAACATAGGGCATCCTGTGACTATAACCAGTCCATTATCCATGACCTCTCCTTTAACACTCACTACCCCCGTCAACCTGCCCACCCCCGTCACTGCCCCGGTGAATATAGCACACCCTGTCACGATCACGTCTCCAATGAACCTGCCCACACCTATGACGTTAGCTGCCCCTCTCAATATAGCAATGAGACCTGTAGAGAGCATGCCTTTCTTACCCCAAGCTTTGCCTACATCACCACCTTGGTAA
- the VEZF1 gene encoding vascular endothelial zinc finger 1 isoform X4, protein MKYQPGETLQVEGASSSLEAHEASHHQQQAAQNSLLPLLSSAVEPPDQKPLLPIPITQKPQAAPETLKDAIGIKKEKPKTSFVCTYCSKAFRDSYHLRRHESCHTGIKLVSRPKKTPTTVVPLISTIAGDSSRTSLVSTIAGILSTVTTSSSGTNPSSSAGSTAMPVTQSVKKPSKPVKKNHACEMCGKAFRDVYHLNRHKLSHSDEKPFECPICNQRFKRKDRMTYHVRSHEGGITKPYTCSVCGKGFSRPDHLSCHVKHVHSTERPFKCQTCTAAFATKDRLRTHMVRHEGKVSCNICGKLLSAAYITSHLKTHGQSQSINCNTCKQGISKTCMSEETSNQKQQQQQQQQQQQQHVTSWPGKQVETLRLWEEAVKARKKEAANLCQTSTAATTPVTLTTPFNITSSVSSGTMSNPVTVAAAMSMRSPVNVSSAVNITSPMNIGHPVTITSPLSMTSPLTLTTPVNLPTPVTAPVNIAHPVTITSPMNLPTPMTLAAPLNIAMRPVESMPFLPQALPTSPPW, encoded by the exons ATGAAATACCAGCCTGGAGAGACACTCCAAGTCGAAGGGGCTTCCTCCAGCTTGGAG GCCCATGAAGCCTCCCATCATCAGCAGCAGGCAGCACAGAACAGTTTGCTGCCCCTTCTGAGCTCTGCTGTGGAGCCCCCTGATCAGAAACCATTGCTTCCAATACCGATAACTCAGAAACCTCAGGCTGCTCCAGAAACATTAAAGGATGCCATTGGGATTAAGAAAGAAAAGCCCAAAACTTCCTTTGTGTGCACTTACTGCAGTAAAGCTTTCAGGGACAGCTATCACCTGAGGCGCCACGAGTCCTGCCACACAGGCATCAAGCTGGTGTCCCGGCCAAAGAAAACCCCCACCACGGTGGTTCCCCTCATCTCCACCATCGCTGGGGACAGCAGCCGAACTTCGCTGGTCTCAACCATTGCAGGCATCTTGTCCACAGTCACTACATCTTCCTCGGGCACCAACCCCAGCAGCAGTGCCGGCAGCACAGCTATGCCCGTGACCCAGTCTGTCAAGAAACCCAGTAAGCCTGTCAAGAAGAACCACGCGTGTGAGATGTGTGGGAAGGCCTTCCGAGATGTGTACCACCTCAACCGGCACAAGCTCTCCCATTCGGACGAAAAGCCCTTCGAGTGTCCTATTTGCAATCAGCGCTTCAAGAGGAAGGACCGCATGACTTACCACGTGAGGTCTCACGAAGGAGGCATCACCAAACCCTACACTTGCAGTGTTTGTGGGAAAGGCTTCTCGAG GCCTGACCACTTAAGCTGTCACGTAAAACATGTCCATTCAACAGAAAGACCCTTCAAATGCCAA ACATGCACTGCTGCCTTTGCCACCAAAGACAGACTGCGGACACACATGGTGCGCCACGAAGGCAAGGTGTCTTGTAACATCTGTGGGAAGCTCCTGAGCGCAGCGTACATCACCAGCCACCTAAAGACGCATGGGCAGAGCCAGAGTATCAACTGCAACACGTGCAAGCAGGGCATCAGCAAAA CGTGCATGAGTGAAGAGACCAGCaaccagaagcagcagcagcagcagcagcagcagcagcagcagcagcatgtgacgAGCTGGCCAGGGAAGCAGGTAGAGACATTGAGACTGTGGGAAGAAGCTGTCAAAGCAAGAAAGAAAG AAGCTGCTAACCTGTGCCAAACCTCCACGGCTGCTACGACACCTGTGACTCTCACTACTCCATTCAATATAACGTCCTCTGTGTCATCTGGGACTATGTCAAACCCAGTCACAGTGGCAGCTGCAATGAGCATGAGAAGTCCAGTAAATGTTTCAAGTGCAGTTAACATAACCAGCCCAATGAACATAGGGCATCCTGTGACTATAACCAGTCCATTATCCATGACCTCTCCTTTAACACTCACTACCCCCGTCAACCTGCCCACCCCCGTCACTGCCCCGGTGAATATAGCACACCCTGTCACGATCACGTCTCCAATGAACCTGCCCACACCTATGACGTTAGCTGCCCCTCTCAATATAGCAATGAGACCTGTAGAGAGCATGCCTTTCTTACCCCAAGCTTTGCCTACATCACCACCTTGGTAA
- the VEZF1 gene encoding vascular endothelial zinc finger 1 isoform X5, which yields MEANWTAFLFQAHEASHHQQQAAQNSLLPLLSSAVEPPDQKPLLPIPITQKPQAAPETLKDAIGIKKEKPKTSFVCTYCSKAFRDSYHLRRHESCHTGIKLVSRPKKTPTTVVPLISTIAGDSSRTSLVSTIAGILSTVTTSSSGTNPSSSAGSTAMPVTQSVKKPSKPVKKNHACEMCGKAFRDVYHLNRHKLSHSDEKPFECPICNQRFKRKDRMTYHVRSHEGGITKPYTCSVCGKGFSRPDHLSCHVKHVHSTERPFKCQFSSLMQTCTAAFATKDRLRTHMVRHEGKVSCNICGKLLSAAYITSHLKTHGQSQSINCNTCKQGISKIACMSEETSNQKQQQQQQQQQQQQHVTSWPGKQVETLRLWEEAVKARKKEAANLCQTSTAATTPVTLTTPFNITSSVSSGTMSNPVTVAAAMSMRSPVNVSSAVNITSPMNIGHPVTITSPLSMTSPLTLTTPVNLPTPVTAPVNIAHPVTITSPMNLPTPMTLAAPLNIAMRPVESMPFLPQALPTSPPW from the exons ATGGAGGCCAACTGGACCGCGTTCCTGTTCCAG GCCCATGAAGCCTCCCATCATCAGCAGCAGGCAGCACAGAACAGTTTGCTGCCCCTTCTGAGCTCTGCTGTGGAGCCCCCTGATCAGAAACCATTGCTTCCAATACCGATAACTCAGAAACCTCAGGCTGCTCCAGAAACATTAAAGGATGCCATTGGGATTAAGAAAGAAAAGCCCAAAACTTCCTTTGTGTGCACTTACTGCAGTAAAGCTTTCAGGGACAGCTATCACCTGAGGCGCCACGAGTCCTGCCACACAGGCATCAAGCTGGTGTCCCGGCCAAAGAAAACCCCCACCACGGTGGTTCCCCTCATCTCCACCATCGCTGGGGACAGCAGCCGAACTTCGCTGGTCTCAACCATTGCAGGCATCTTGTCCACAGTCACTACATCTTCCTCGGGCACCAACCCCAGCAGCAGTGCCGGCAGCACAGCTATGCCCGTGACCCAGTCTGTCAAGAAACCCAGTAAGCCTGTCAAGAAGAACCACGCGTGTGAGATGTGTGGGAAGGCCTTCCGAGATGTGTACCACCTCAACCGGCACAAGCTCTCCCATTCGGACGAAAAGCCCTTCGAGTGTCCTATTTGCAATCAGCGCTTCAAGAGGAAGGACCGCATGACTTACCACGTGAGGTCTCACGAAGGAGGCATCACCAAACCCTACACTTGCAGTGTTTGTGGGAAAGGCTTCTCGAG GCCTGACCACTTAAGCTGTCACGTAAAACATGTCCATTCAACAGAAAGACCCTTCAAATGCCAA ttttcctcCCTCATGCAGACATGCACTGCTGCCTTTGCCACCAAAGACAGACTGCGGACACACATGGTGCGCCACGAAGGCAAGGTGTCTTGTAACATCTGTGGGAAGCTCCTGAGCGCAGCGTACATCACCAGCCACCTAAAGACGCATGGGCAGAGCCAGAGTATCAACTGCAACACGTGCAAGCAGGGCATCAGCAAAA TAGCGTGCATGAGTGAAGAGACCAGCaaccagaagcagcagcagcagcagcagcagcagcagcagcagcagcatgtgacgAGCTGGCCAGGGAAGCAGGTAGAGACATTGAGACTGTGGGAAGAAGCTGTCAAAGCAAGAAAGAAAG AAGCTGCTAACCTGTGCCAAACCTCCACGGCTGCTACGACACCTGTGACTCTCACTACTCCATTCAATATAACGTCCTCTGTGTCATCTGGGACTATGTCAAACCCAGTCACAGTGGCAGCTGCAATGAGCATGAGAAGTCCAGTAAATGTTTCAAGTGCAGTTAACATAACCAGCCCAATGAACATAGGGCATCCTGTGACTATAACCAGTCCATTATCCATGACCTCTCCTTTAACACTCACTACCCCCGTCAACCTGCCCACCCCCGTCACTGCCCCGGTGAATATAGCACACCCTGTCACGATCACGTCTCCAATGAACCTGCCCACACCTATGACGTTAGCTGCCCCTCTCAATATAGCAATGAGACCTGTAGAGAGCATGCCTTTCTTACCCCAAGCTTTGCCTACATCACCACCTTGGTAA
- the VEZF1 gene encoding vascular endothelial zinc finger 1 isoform X7: protein MAAHEASHHQQQAAQNSLLPLLSSAVEPPDQKPLLPIPITQKPQAAPETLKDAIGIKKEKPKTSFVCTYCSKAFRDSYHLRRHESCHTGIKLVSRPKKTPTTVVPLISTIAGDSSRTSLVSTIAGILSTVTTSSSGTNPSSSAGSTAMPVTQSVKKPSKPVKKNHACEMCGKAFRDVYHLNRHKLSHSDEKPFECPICNQRFKRKDRMTYHVRSHEGGITKPYTCSVCGKGFSRPDHLSCHVKHVHSTERPFKCQFSSLMQTCTAAFATKDRLRTHMVRHEGKVSCNICGKLLSAAYITSHLKTHGQSQSINCNTCKQGISKIACMSEETSNQKQQQQQQQQQQQQHVTSWPGKQVETLRLWEEAVKARKKEAANLCQTSTAATTPVTLTTPFNITSSVSSGTMSNPVTVAAAMSMRSPVNVSSAVNITSPMNIGHPVTITSPLSMTSPLTLTTPVNLPTPVTAPVNIAHPVTITSPMNLPTPMTLAAPLNIAMRPVESMPFLPQALPTSPPW from the exons ATGGCA GCCCATGAAGCCTCCCATCATCAGCAGCAGGCAGCACAGAACAGTTTGCTGCCCCTTCTGAGCTCTGCTGTGGAGCCCCCTGATCAGAAACCATTGCTTCCAATACCGATAACTCAGAAACCTCAGGCTGCTCCAGAAACATTAAAGGATGCCATTGGGATTAAGAAAGAAAAGCCCAAAACTTCCTTTGTGTGCACTTACTGCAGTAAAGCTTTCAGGGACAGCTATCACCTGAGGCGCCACGAGTCCTGCCACACAGGCATCAAGCTGGTGTCCCGGCCAAAGAAAACCCCCACCACGGTGGTTCCCCTCATCTCCACCATCGCTGGGGACAGCAGCCGAACTTCGCTGGTCTCAACCATTGCAGGCATCTTGTCCACAGTCACTACATCTTCCTCGGGCACCAACCCCAGCAGCAGTGCCGGCAGCACAGCTATGCCCGTGACCCAGTCTGTCAAGAAACCCAGTAAGCCTGTCAAGAAGAACCACGCGTGTGAGATGTGTGGGAAGGCCTTCCGAGATGTGTACCACCTCAACCGGCACAAGCTCTCCCATTCGGACGAAAAGCCCTTCGAGTGTCCTATTTGCAATCAGCGCTTCAAGAGGAAGGACCGCATGACTTACCACGTGAGGTCTCACGAAGGAGGCATCACCAAACCCTACACTTGCAGTGTTTGTGGGAAAGGCTTCTCGAG GCCTGACCACTTAAGCTGTCACGTAAAACATGTCCATTCAACAGAAAGACCCTTCAAATGCCAA ttttcctcCCTCATGCAGACATGCACTGCTGCCTTTGCCACCAAAGACAGACTGCGGACACACATGGTGCGCCACGAAGGCAAGGTGTCTTGTAACATCTGTGGGAAGCTCCTGAGCGCAGCGTACATCACCAGCCACCTAAAGACGCATGGGCAGAGCCAGAGTATCAACTGCAACACGTGCAAGCAGGGCATCAGCAAAA TAGCGTGCATGAGTGAAGAGACCAGCaaccagaagcagcagcagcagcagcagcagcagcagcagcagcagcatgtgacgAGCTGGCCAGGGAAGCAGGTAGAGACATTGAGACTGTGGGAAGAAGCTGTCAAAGCAAGAAAGAAAG AAGCTGCTAACCTGTGCCAAACCTCCACGGCTGCTACGACACCTGTGACTCTCACTACTCCATTCAATATAACGTCCTCTGTGTCATCTGGGACTATGTCAAACCCAGTCACAGTGGCAGCTGCAATGAGCATGAGAAGTCCAGTAAATGTTTCAAGTGCAGTTAACATAACCAGCCCAATGAACATAGGGCATCCTGTGACTATAACCAGTCCATTATCCATGACCTCTCCTTTAACACTCACTACCCCCGTCAACCTGCCCACCCCCGTCACTGCCCCGGTGAATATAGCACACCCTGTCACGATCACGTCTCCAATGAACCTGCCCACACCTATGACGTTAGCTGCCCCTCTCAATATAGCAATGAGACCTGTAGAGAGCATGCCTTTCTTACCCCAAGCTTTGCCTACATCACCACCTTGGTAA